In one window of Nitrospiraceae bacterium DNA:
- a CDS encoding sulfotransferase: MNSESVQPVFIVGTPKSGTTFLLSLFDSHPNVVTLLESAVFHLPLRGVSGREVLAERLRTFYGKLMSQHTIHAGVTPETFDRRLAALDSDPTDPALPRRLWSIFASLAQDSLPEEAHERVTHVIEKTPRHYDSVARILDNFPRAKILHVLRDPRDNYLALKRMMDEPEYQGIGYHATNFIRDRLLASLESAYANVAKYPQQYRLVYYEHMIQLGEPVIREIAAWLGLAWHEALLIPSYGGELWRGNSLASDLRDRLKPFDQRPIGRWKEALSEQEVTILEWIIEAYRLEREYPLTRKTDGAARLLALAQPFARETRVGRPSATMPLAKRLVQALQWNYVTRRLWIARTLLNRQSGADARLTTNMFHRAALTL; this comes from the coding sequence ATGAATTCAGAATCGGTTCAGCCGGTGTTCATCGTCGGGACGCCGAAGTCAGGCACGACGTTTCTCTTGTCCCTGTTCGATTCCCATCCGAACGTGGTCACGCTGCTTGAGTCGGCGGTGTTCCACTTGCCGTTGAGAGGGGTGAGCGGCCGGGAGGTGTTGGCGGAACGACTTCGTACGTTCTACGGCAAACTGATGTCGCAGCATACTATTCATGCAGGCGTGACGCCGGAGACATTCGACCGGCGTCTGGCCGCACTGGATAGTGATCCGACCGATCCCGCGTTGCCGCGACGCCTGTGGTCCATATTTGCTTCGCTCGCGCAGGACAGTCTGCCGGAGGAAGCGCACGAACGCGTCACGCATGTCATCGAAAAGACTCCGCGCCATTACGATTCGGTCGCGCGGATCCTTGATAATTTTCCTCGGGCGAAGATTCTGCACGTGCTGCGTGATCCCCGCGACAATTATCTGGCGCTGAAACGCATGATGGACGAGCCTGAGTATCAAGGCATCGGCTACCACGCCACCAATTTCATTCGCGACCGCCTGTTGGCGAGTTTGGAAAGTGCCTACGCCAATGTGGCGAAGTATCCGCAGCAGTACCGGTTGGTGTATTACGAGCACATGATTCAGCTGGGCGAGCCGGTCATCAGGGAAATTGCGGCCTGGTTGGGACTTGCCTGGCACGAGGCACTGTTGATCCCCTCGTACGGCGGTGAGTTGTGGCGGGGTAATTCGTTGGCGTCGGATTTGCGTGACCGGTTGAAGCCGTTCGACCAGCGTCCGATCGGACGCTGGAAGGAAGCGCTGTCTGAGCAGGAAGTGACTATACTGGAGTGGATCATCGAGGCCTATCGGCTGGAACGGGAATATCCCCTCACCCGGAAGACGGACGGCGCCGCTCGTCTCCTGGCCTTGGCGCAGCCCTTTGCGCGTGAAACGCGGGTGGGAAGACCCTCCGCCACCATGCCCCTGGCCAAGCGGCTCGTACAGGCGCTACAGTGGAACTATGTGACCCGCCGCTTGTGGATTGCCAGGACGTTGTTGAACCGGCAGAGCGGCGCCGACGCGCGGCTTACCACTAACATGTTTCACAGGGCCGCGTTGACGTTATGA
- a CDS encoding LegC family aminotransferase yields the protein MPSDRQPPTVSQPFIPLSEPEVRGREWEYVKDCLDSGWVSSVGAYVDRFEQAVASYVGTTYGVATSSGTAALHVALKVAGVQPDDEVLVSTLTFIAPANAVRYLGAWPLFIDAEPRYWQMDADKLAEFLRTECDRSQGHLRNKRTGRRVRAILPVHILGHPCDIETICALAREYDVPVIEDATESLGASYEGRAVGQWGDAACFSFNGNKLLTTGGGGMLVTDREDWAGKAKYLTTQAKDDPVEYIHHEVGFNYRLTNVQAAIGCAQLERIQAFLDAKRRIAARYTEAFSGLDGVSAMEESPKARSAWWLYSVLVEGVGAGRSRREVLTFCQRHGIQTRPLWQPLHRSPAHRDCPAYACDTADRLYERALSLPSSVGLSEEDQTRVIRTFREALCGAGGRV from the coding sequence ATGCCGTCTGATCGCCAACCGCCGACCGTCTCGCAGCCGTTCATTCCGCTGTCCGAACCGGAAGTTCGCGGTCGTGAGTGGGAATATGTCAAAGACTGCTTGGACAGCGGATGGGTATCATCGGTCGGCGCCTATGTCGATCGGTTCGAGCAGGCGGTGGCGTCGTACGTGGGGACCACGTATGGGGTCGCAACCTCCAGCGGTACCGCCGCATTGCACGTCGCGCTCAAAGTTGCCGGGGTTCAGCCGGACGATGAGGTGCTGGTGTCGACGCTGACGTTCATCGCCCCGGCCAACGCGGTGCGCTATTTGGGGGCGTGGCCGCTTTTCATCGATGCGGAGCCTCGCTATTGGCAGATGGATGCCGACAAGTTGGCTGAGTTCTTGCGGACGGAGTGCGACCGGAGTCAGGGGCACCTGAGAAACAAGCGGACCGGTCGTCGGGTGCGGGCGATTCTTCCCGTTCACATCCTGGGGCATCCCTGTGACATCGAGACCATTTGTGCGCTCGCGCGCGAGTATGACGTGCCGGTGATCGAAGACGCGACGGAAAGCTTGGGGGCGTCCTATGAAGGACGGGCGGTTGGCCAGTGGGGCGATGCGGCCTGCTTCAGTTTCAACGGCAACAAGCTGCTGACTACCGGCGGGGGCGGTATGCTCGTCACGGATCGCGAGGACTGGGCCGGAAAGGCGAAGTATCTGACGACCCAAGCCAAGGACGATCCCGTCGAATACATCCACCACGAAGTGGGATTCAATTACCGGCTGACGAACGTGCAGGCTGCCATCGGATGTGCGCAGCTTGAGCGGATTCAGGCGTTTCTCGACGCCAAGCGCCGGATCGCCGCCCGCTATACCGAGGCATTTTCCGGCCTGGACGGTGTGAGCGCGATGGAGGAATCCCCGAAGGCGCGGAGCGCGTGGTGGCTCTATTCGGTACTCGTCGAGGGGGTCGGCGCCGGAAGAAGCCGGCGCGAGGTACTGACCTTTTGCCAACGGCACGGCATTCAAACGCGTCCGCTGTGGCAGCCTCTGCATCGGTCGCCCGCCCATCGTGACTGTCCCGCCTATGCCTGTGACACGGCGGACCGGCTGTACGAGCGCGCATTGAGTCTCCCATCCTCGGTGGGACTGAGCGAGGAGGATCAAACCCGTGTCATTCGGACGTTCAGAGAGGCGTTGTGCGGGGCAGGAGGACGCGTATGA
- a CDS encoding GDP-mannose 4,6-dehydratase, giving the protein MNWSGTRVLVTGAGGFIGSHLSERLTELGAKTRCLVHYRADGSWGWLDRSPHAQHMEVLAGDLTDRDLVAEAVRDCDVVFHLGALIAIPYSYQAPLSFVRTNVEGTLNVMQAARANGVRRVVHTSTSEVYGTARVVPIPETHALQAQSPYAASKIAADKIAEACHLSFGVPVVTVRPFNTYGPRQSARAVIPTIITQCLTGTQVRLGNLDPTRDLNFVADTVEGFVRAAVAPDAVGHTVNLGSGREIAIRDLALLIGSLVGRSIELVTDERRFRPATSEVERLLADNRRAQTLLGWTPSVTLEEGLRRTIEWMQGHLDRYRPGVYAV; this is encoded by the coding sequence ATGAACTGGTCTGGGACGCGGGTGCTGGTCACGGGGGCCGGGGGGTTCATCGGCAGCCACTTAAGCGAGCGGTTGACGGAGCTCGGCGCCAAGACCCGCTGTTTGGTGCATTACCGGGCCGACGGGTCCTGGGGATGGCTCGACCGGTCTCCCCACGCGCAGCACATGGAAGTGCTTGCGGGAGATCTCACGGATCGCGATCTCGTCGCCGAGGCGGTGCGCGACTGCGACGTGGTGTTTCATCTCGGCGCCTTGATCGCGATTCCCTATTCGTATCAGGCGCCGCTATCCTTCGTGAGAACGAACGTCGAGGGAACCTTGAATGTGATGCAGGCGGCGCGCGCCAACGGGGTACGGCGCGTCGTGCATACCTCCACGAGCGAAGTCTACGGCACGGCCCGCGTGGTGCCCATCCCCGAAACCCATGCCCTGCAGGCGCAGTCACCCTATGCGGCGAGCAAGATCGCCGCCGACAAGATTGCCGAAGCCTGTCATCTGTCTTTCGGTGTGCCGGTCGTGACGGTGCGCCCCTTCAATACCTATGGCCCCAGGCAGTCCGCTCGCGCCGTGATTCCCACGATCATCACGCAGTGTTTGACCGGCACGCAGGTTCGGCTGGGAAACCTCGATCCGACGCGCGACCTGAATTTCGTGGCCGATACCGTCGAAGGATTCGTACGGGCCGCCGTCGCGCCGGACGCGGTGGGGCACACCGTGAACCTAGGCTCCGGACGGGAGATCGCGATTCGGGATTTGGCGCTGCTGATCGGATCCCTGGTGGGGAGGTCGATCGAATTGGTGACCGACGAGCGGCGGTTTCGTCCTGCGACCAGCGAGGTGGAGCGACTGCTGGCCGATAACCGACGGGCGCAGACTCTGTTGGGTTGGACTCCGTCGGTCACGCTTGAAGAGGGGCTTCGTCGGACGATCGAGTGGATGCAGGGGCATCTCGACCGCTATCGACCAGGTGTGTATGCCGTCTGA
- a CDS encoding nucleotidyltransferase family protein translates to MNTNTDSFCIARTATVGETAAMMDRSRLGIVLVVDERHRLVGTVTDGDLRRAMLTRIDLGNPVEVLLEQKAGSVFSQPISAALGQDPNWYLQLLQRHSILHLPILDQEQRVVGLVTRDEFLPRQVLPLQAVIMAGGKGTRLYPLTEQTPKPMLPVGDKPLLEIIISHLRDSGIKRVNVSTHHQREKIESHFGDGREFGVDLSYVTEDRPLGTAGCLGLIEAPTETTLVINGDILTQVNFQAMLQFHRAQQADLTVAVRQYDVQVPFGVIESDGVMVRGVTEKPVFNFFVNAGIYLLEPSVYRLLAPGERTDMTDLIQQLLREGRRVASFPIREGWLDIGQPADYEQAQELIKEWQQDK, encoded by the coding sequence TTGAATACGAACACGGACAGTTTCTGTATTGCCCGGACCGCAACGGTCGGCGAGACGGCGGCGATGATGGATCGCAGCCGCCTGGGGATTGTTTTGGTCGTGGACGAACGGCACCGGTTGGTCGGGACCGTGACGGACGGAGACCTCCGCCGGGCCATGCTGACACGGATCGACCTCGGCAATCCGGTCGAAGTCCTGCTCGAACAAAAGGCCGGGTCGGTGTTTTCGCAACCGATTTCGGCGGCATTGGGCCAGGATCCCAATTGGTACCTCCAATTGCTCCAACGGCACAGCATTCTGCATTTGCCGATTCTCGACCAGGAGCAGCGGGTGGTCGGATTGGTGACACGCGATGAGTTCCTGCCTCGGCAGGTCCTGCCGCTGCAGGCGGTCATCATGGCGGGGGGAAAAGGCACCAGGCTCTACCCCCTCACCGAGCAGACTCCGAAACCGATGCTGCCGGTCGGGGACAAGCCGCTGCTCGAGATCATCATCTCGCACTTGCGCGATTCCGGCATCAAACGCGTCAACGTCAGCACCCACCACCAGCGGGAGAAGATTGAATCCCATTTCGGAGACGGACGGGAGTTCGGGGTCGATTTATCGTATGTCACGGAGGATCGCCCGCTGGGGACCGCCGGTTGCCTCGGTCTCATCGAGGCTCCCACCGAGACGACGCTGGTCATCAACGGGGATATTCTGACCCAGGTGAATTTTCAGGCGATGCTCCAGTTCCATCGAGCTCAACAGGCGGACTTGACCGTGGCGGTGCGCCAATACGATGTGCAGGTGCCGTTCGGCGTCATCGAGTCCGACGGCGTCATGGTGCGCGGGGTGACGGAAAAGCCGGTTTTCAATTTCTTTGTGAATGCCGGAATCTACCTGCTCGAGCCGAGCGTGTACCGGCTGCTGGCGCCCGGTGAGCGGACGGACATGACGGATCTCATCCAGCAATTGCTCCGAGAGGGGCGCCGCGTGGCAAGTTTCCCGATCCGGGAAGGGTGGCTGGACATCGGGCAGCCGGCGGATTACGAGCAGGCACAGGAACTCATCAAAGAATGGCAACAGGACAAATGA
- a CDS encoding N-acetyl sugar amidotransferase: MQEKLEAKYGLPETVRYCARCVMSNQRPASSVEFKHGKNHRHRSLHFDEAGVCDACRFAERKEAIDWKQREDELLRLLDRYRRKDGYYDCVVPGSGGKDSAYAAHVLKYKYGMHPLTVTWPPILYTDIGLRNFRNWIEVGGFDNVTFKPNGKAHRLLTKLAIENLLHPFQSFILGQKNLAPKMAIRYEIPLVFYGENEAEYGNPIADNQQSLRDKSFFTLQNLSDVSLGGVSIDELIERHGLSLNDLLAYLPADYKDLERSKVEVHYLGYYLKWTPQECYYYAIEHTGFEANPVRTEGTYSKYNSLDDKIDGFHYYTTYIKFGIGRATYDASQEIRNRHLTREEGVALVRRFDGEFPNQYFKEVMEYLGIAPERFMQLCDEFRSPHLWKKEGDQWQLRHPLT; this comes from the coding sequence GTGCAGGAAAAGCTTGAAGCGAAATATGGACTACCCGAAACCGTCCGTTACTGCGCCCGATGCGTGATGTCGAATCAGCGTCCAGCTTCCTCGGTTGAATTCAAGCATGGGAAAAACCATCGCCACCGGTCGCTGCATTTCGACGAGGCGGGCGTGTGCGACGCCTGCCGGTTCGCGGAGCGCAAGGAAGCCATCGATTGGAAACAGCGGGAAGACGAGCTGCTACGCTTGCTCGATCGATACCGCCGAAAGGACGGATACTATGATTGCGTGGTGCCCGGCAGTGGCGGAAAGGACAGCGCGTATGCCGCCCATGTGCTGAAGTACAAGTATGGGATGCATCCGTTGACCGTAACGTGGCCGCCGATCCTCTACACCGATATCGGTCTGCGCAATTTTCGCAACTGGATCGAAGTCGGCGGATTCGACAACGTGACGTTCAAGCCGAACGGGAAAGCCCATCGGCTGCTGACCAAACTGGCGATCGAGAATCTGCTTCATCCGTTCCAGTCGTTCATTCTCGGGCAAAAGAATCTGGCGCCGAAGATGGCGATTCGGTACGAGATCCCGCTCGTGTTTTACGGCGAGAACGAGGCTGAGTACGGGAATCCCATCGCGGACAATCAGCAGTCGCTGCGGGACAAGTCCTTTTTCACGCTGCAGAATCTCTCGGATGTCAGTTTGGGCGGGGTCTCGATCGACGAATTGATCGAGCGGCATGGTCTGAGTCTCAACGACCTGTTGGCCTATCTTCCGGCGGATTACAAGGACCTCGAACGGAGCAAGGTCGAGGTGCATTATCTGGGCTACTACCTGAAGTGGACGCCTCAGGAATGCTATTACTATGCGATCGAACATACGGGATTTGAAGCGAATCCGGTGCGGACTGAGGGGACGTACAGCAAGTACAACAGCCTCGACGACAAAATCGACGGCTTTCACTACTACACGACCTACATCAAGTTCGGGATCGGCCGGGCGACGTATGATGCGTCACAGGAGATCCGCAACCGTCACCTCACGAGGGAAGAAGGGGTGGCGTTGGTGCGACGGTTCGACGGGGAGTTCCCGAACCAATACTTCAAGGAAGTCATGGAGTATTTGGGGATTGCCCCCGAACGGTTCATGCAGTTGTGCGACGAATTCCGCTCGCCTCATTTGTGGAAGAAGGAAGGGGATCAGTGGCAGCTCCGGCATCCGTTAACCTGA
- the hisH gene encoding imidazole glycerol phosphate synthase subunit HisH: MSDRSTGSVVIVDYGMGNLFSVLRACQSVGVDAVVTNKKQDILDASGVILPGVGAFGEAMRNLAALDLIPVLRDVAANGTPLLGICLGMQLLMSESREFGRHRGLDLIRGDVVQLPMEAERELVSKVPHVGWEAVHPPQGAVPGGELVPAWDGTALQTLASGEYMYFVHSFYCRPEQGNKVLSVTRYGAFEFCSSLIEGNVTGCQFHPERSGPSGLRIYRNFAAKAMTLEQGAHRAGKA; the protein is encoded by the coding sequence ATGTCTGATCGGTCGACAGGGAGCGTGGTCATCGTCGACTACGGGATGGGTAACTTGTTCAGCGTGTTGCGTGCCTGCCAAAGCGTCGGAGTCGATGCCGTAGTGACGAACAAGAAGCAGGATATCCTCGACGCATCCGGCGTCATTCTTCCCGGCGTGGGAGCGTTCGGCGAGGCCATGCGCAATTTGGCCGCCCTTGACTTGATCCCGGTTTTACGTGATGTTGCGGCAAACGGCACGCCGCTGCTGGGCATCTGCCTGGGGATGCAGTTGTTGATGAGTGAGAGCCGGGAGTTCGGGCGCCACCGTGGGTTGGATCTTATTCGAGGGGATGTCGTTCAGTTGCCGATGGAGGCGGAGCGGGAGTTGGTGTCCAAGGTCCCGCACGTCGGATGGGAAGCGGTGCATCCGCCGCAGGGAGCCGTCCCGGGCGGGGAGTTGGTGCCGGCCTGGGATGGGACCGCGCTCCAGACGCTGGCATCGGGAGAGTACATGTACTTCGTCCACTCGTTCTATTGTCGCCCGGAGCAAGGGAACAAGGTTCTATCCGTTACGCGGTACGGCGCGTTCGAGTTTTGTTCGTCCCTTATCGAGGGCAACGTCACCGGATGCCAGTTTCATCCTGAACGAAGCGGGCCTTCCGGCTTACGCATCTATCGAAATTTCGCCGCCAAGGCGATGACTCTTGAACAGGGAGCACACCGTGCAGGAAAAGCTTGA
- a CDS encoding imidazole glycerol phosphate synthase cyclase subunit, which yields MSVRVIARLDIKGPNLVKGVHLEGLRVLGSPEHFAQAYYREGIDELVYMDVVASLYQRNSLIDFVRRTAHDIFIPLTVGGGVRSLEDIRQVLVAGADKVSLNTAVIARPELVREAARKFGSSTVVVSIEAIRTPAGGYEAYTDNGRERTGVDAVEWARRAAELGAGEILLTSIDREGTGKGFDLELTRQVARSVTIPVVACGGAGTLGHIREVVVEGAADAVCLASMLHYDLLKRTGAGYSAGEEGNVEFLKQARGFSKVEGASVKDVKRVLREADIPCRVVGESVPHV from the coding sequence ATGAGTGTCAGGGTCATCGCGCGGCTGGATATCAAGGGCCCCAATCTTGTGAAAGGGGTGCATCTGGAAGGACTCCGTGTCCTCGGCAGTCCGGAACATTTCGCGCAAGCCTACTATCGGGAAGGCATCGACGAACTGGTGTACATGGATGTCGTGGCCAGTCTCTACCAGCGAAATAGCCTCATCGATTTCGTTCGCCGCACCGCGCACGACATTTTCATCCCGTTGACGGTCGGAGGGGGGGTGCGTTCGCTCGAAGATATCCGGCAAGTCCTGGTGGCGGGTGCCGATAAGGTCTCGCTGAACACGGCCGTGATCGCCCGCCCGGAACTGGTACGGGAAGCGGCCAGGAAGTTCGGCTCCTCGACCGTCGTCGTGTCCATCGAAGCCATTCGCACGCCGGCCGGAGGGTATGAGGCCTATACGGACAACGGCCGAGAGCGGACGGGCGTCGATGCCGTGGAGTGGGCCCGGCGAGCCGCAGAATTGGGAGCCGGCGAGATTCTGCTCACCTCCATTGATCGCGAAGGCACCGGTAAGGGATTCGACCTCGAATTGACGCGCCAGGTGGCACGATCCGTCACCATTCCCGTGGTGGCCTGCGGGGGGGCCGGCACCCTCGGACACATTCGGGAAGTGGTGGTCGAAGGAGCGGCCGATGCGGTCTGTTTGGCGTCGATGCTGCACTATGATCTGCTGAAACGAACGGGCGCGGGATACAGCGCGGGAGAGGAAGGAAACGTGGAGTTTCTGAAGCAGGCTCGGGGCTTTTCCAAGGTGGAGGGCGCATCCGTGAAGGACGTGAAACGGGTGCTTCGCGAGGCCGACATTCCCTGCCGCGTTGTCGGCGAGTCGGTGCCCCATGTCTGA
- a CDS encoding NeuD/PglB/VioB family sugar acetyltransferase, whose amino-acid sequence MADKPRGVIAGGGGHGAVLLEAASAAGEVEIVCVLESDPIRWGKELLGIPIRGGDELMPKLRSEGVTHFLVGLGGTGDNGPRIRVYERALASGLQPWSLRHPSAVVSPSAVLGDGTVVLAGAIVGPRAVIGANVIVNSGVILEHDCVVADHVHLASGATLAGGIRVGEAAHVGAGATVREGITIGARAVVAAGAVVIRDVVAGDTVAGVPACSLSSRSRS is encoded by the coding sequence ATGGCGGATAAACCACGTGGTGTCATCGCGGGCGGCGGTGGGCATGGCGCCGTGTTGCTCGAGGCGGCTTCGGCGGCAGGGGAGGTCGAGATCGTCTGCGTGCTCGAGTCGGACCCGATTCGATGGGGCAAGGAGTTGCTCGGCATTCCGATTCGCGGCGGCGATGAGCTGATGCCGAAGCTGAGGTCGGAGGGCGTGACCCATTTTCTTGTGGGCCTCGGGGGAACGGGTGACAATGGACCGCGTATCCGTGTCTACGAGCGGGCCCTCGCGAGCGGCCTTCAACCCTGGAGCCTCCGGCATCCCTCGGCTGTCGTCTCGCCCTCGGCGGTGCTGGGGGACGGGACCGTGGTCCTGGCGGGTGCCATCGTCGGGCCTCGCGCCGTGATCGGTGCGAACGTGATTGTCAACTCCGGCGTGATTCTGGAGCATGACTGCGTCGTTGCCGACCATGTACACCTTGCGTCCGGTGCCACGCTCGCGGGAGGCATCCGTGTCGGCGAGGCGGCTCATGTCGGAGCCGGCGCGACCGTTCGTGAAGGGATCACCATCGGAGCCAGGGCCGTGGTGGCGGCGGGGGCGGTCGTCATCAGAGACGTGGTCGCGGGCGATACGGTCGCCGGCGTGCCTGCCTGTTCCTTATCGTCGCGGAGTCGGTCATGA
- the neuC gene encoding UDP-N-acetylglucosamine 2-epimerase (hydrolyzing), producing MRAIGVVTGSRADYGIYVPLLRAIAADPSLELLLYATGAHLSPTFGETVTLIERDGFRVAERVEAALASDRPAGIAKAMGLATIGFAQVFSRRRPDLLVLLGDRFEMHAAAMAAVPFTIPLAHIHGGELTLGAIDEALRHSLTKLSHLHFTATDAYARRVVQMGEAPWRVAVSGALGLDNVATVPLLSRQALENLVGLPLDPAPVLVTMHPTTLEYESAARQAEQLCKALATVDRPIIFTAPNTDTAGYSIRREIEAFVRRVPRSRLIENLGTQAYFSLMAVAGAMVGNSSSGIIEAMTFHLPVINVGTRQEGRLRDVNVIDVGYDAVDIERGLEQALTPAMRQRLAGRPNLYGDGRAAERILAKLRDVPLDSSLLRKVFHDQPSPEGADWGAARHGG from the coding sequence ATGAGGGCGATCGGAGTCGTCACGGGCAGTCGGGCCGATTACGGCATCTACGTGCCGCTGCTGCGCGCCATCGCCGCGGACCCCTCGCTGGAGCTGCTCCTGTATGCGACCGGCGCCCATCTGTCTCCGACGTTCGGCGAGACCGTCACCCTTATTGAGCGTGACGGATTTCGCGTCGCCGAGCGGGTGGAGGCGGCATTGGCATCCGACCGGCCGGCCGGAATCGCCAAAGCCATGGGGTTGGCCACCATTGGATTTGCGCAGGTCTTTTCACGCCGGCGCCCCGATCTGCTTGTCCTGTTGGGCGACCGTTTCGAAATGCACGCCGCCGCCATGGCGGCGGTTCCGTTCACGATCCCGCTGGCCCATATCCATGGCGGCGAACTCACGCTGGGGGCGATCGATGAGGCGCTGCGCCACAGTCTCACGAAGTTGAGCCATCTGCACTTTACCGCGACGGATGCCTATGCGCGGCGCGTTGTCCAAATGGGGGAAGCACCCTGGCGGGTCGCGGTGAGCGGCGCGCTGGGCCTGGACAATGTTGCAACCGTTCCGTTGCTGTCGCGGCAGGCCCTTGAGAACTTGGTCGGACTGCCGCTCGATCCCGCTCCGGTGCTTGTGACCATGCATCCGACGACACTCGAGTACGAATCCGCGGCCCGGCAGGCGGAGCAACTGTGCAAGGCGTTGGCGACGGTGGATCGTCCCATCATATTCACCGCTCCCAATACGGATACCGCCGGCTATTCCATCCGTCGGGAGATCGAGGCGTTCGTCCGGCGGGTCCCGCGAAGCCGCCTCATCGAGAACCTGGGGACGCAGGCGTATTTCAGTTTGATGGCGGTTGCGGGAGCTATGGTGGGTAATTCATCCAGCGGCATCATCGAGGCCATGACCTTTCATCTGCCGGTGATCAACGTTGGGACCAGGCAGGAAGGCCGTCTCAGGGATGTGAACGTGATCGACGTCGGGTATGACGCGGTGGACATCGAACGTGGCCTGGAACAGGCGTTGACGCCGGCGATGCGACAGCGGTTGGCGGGCCGCCCCAATCTGTACGGAGACGGTCGCGCAGCCGAACGGATTCTCGCGAAGCTGAGGGATGTGCCGTTGGACTCGTCGCTGCTGAGGAAGGTGTTTCACGACCAGCCGTCGCCGGAAGGGGCCGATTGGGGAGCTGCGCGGCATGGCGGATAA
- the neuB gene encoding N-acetylneuraminate synthase, with translation MVTTVEIAGRSIGSGQPCFVIAEAGVNHNGDLDMAKRLIDIAAEAGVDAVKFQTFRAERLVTAGAPTARYQREATGGESSQLELLRRLELPDEAHAELQAACGLRHILFLSTPFDELSADDLQSLGLPAFKISSGDLTNVPFLAHVARMGRPVILSTGMATMDEVSAAVQAVEQTGNRQIVLLHCVSNYPTDPRDVNLRAMETMRRTFSYPVGFSDHTQGIEVALAAVALGAAMIEKHITIDRTLPGPDHRASLEPGELTQMVKGIRLIEQALGHGAKRPAPAEAEIAAVARKSVVAARDITSGSLLTADMLAIRRPGTGLPPDMRERLIGRRVRKAIAAGTPITKDVLA, from the coding sequence GTGGTAACCACCGTAGAAATCGCCGGCCGCTCGATCGGTTCGGGACAGCCTTGTTTCGTGATTGCCGAGGCCGGGGTCAATCACAACGGCGACTTGGATATGGCGAAACGTCTCATCGACATCGCCGCCGAAGCCGGCGTGGATGCCGTCAAGTTCCAGACCTTTCGGGCCGAGCGTCTCGTGACCGCCGGCGCCCCGACGGCACGGTATCAGCGGGAGGCGACGGGCGGGGAATCGTCGCAATTGGAGCTGCTGCGTCGCCTGGAATTGCCTGACGAAGCCCATGCGGAACTTCAGGCGGCGTGCGGGTTGCGGCATATTCTCTTTCTCTCGACGCCGTTCGATGAGCTCAGCGCGGATGATCTGCAGTCATTGGGTCTGCCGGCCTTCAAAATCTCTTCGGGCGATTTGACGAATGTGCCGTTTCTTGCCCATGTTGCGAGGATGGGACGGCCCGTGATCCTGTCCACGGGAATGGCCACGATGGACGAAGTGTCCGCGGCGGTCCAGGCTGTGGAACAGACGGGCAATCGGCAGATCGTCCTGCTGCATTGTGTCAGTAACTATCCGACGGACCCCCGTGACGTGAATTTGCGGGCGATGGAGACGATGAGACGAACCTTCTCCTATCCGGTCGGGTTTTCCGACCATACGCAGGGGATCGAAGTGGCTCTAGCCGCCGTCGCGCTCGGGGCCGCCATGATCGAGAAGCACATCACGATCGACCGGACGCTGCCGGGTCCCGACCATCGAGCCTCGCTCGAACCGGGGGAACTTACGCAGATGGTGAAGGGTATTCGTCTCATCGAACAGGCGTTGGGACACGGCGCGAAGAGGCCGGCTCCCGCGGAGGCGGAGATCGCCGCGGTTGCGAGGAAGAGCGTCGTCGCAGCGCGGGACATTACTTCTGGCAGCCTACTTACTGCGGATATGCTGGCGATCAGACGGCCGGGCACGGGGCTTCCCCCGGACATGCGCGAGCGTTTGATCGGCCGGCGGGTGCGCAAGGCCATTGCGGCCGGTACTCCGATCACTAAGGACGTCCTGGCATGA